A section of the Methanoregula formicica SMSP genome encodes:
- a CDS encoding 4Fe-4S binding protein, which translates to MAVDDLKQEIRQKCAALDIPLVGFAPADRWDQPLLDPWVPEAFRPLSIYPETKTVIVFGLPVSLPIVDSAPSIWYHELYKTVNSLLDQDGYRIASFLASRGFPSVWIPRDGYGSLEIVKEKPVAFFSHRHAAFLAGLGNFGVNNVLLTPEFGPRVRFASVFTAAEIPPDTVREEPLCTRCMRCVDACPVNALPGQEYPDGLTDKLICTARSEALNKRALSPCGICIRVCPVGRDRILYQRQDCAMYDEENPDAASLQRSWKHVRSYGSR; encoded by the coding sequence ATGGCCGTTGATGACCTGAAGCAGGAGATCCGGCAGAAATGCGCAGCGCTCGATATCCCCCTCGTCGGGTTTGCCCCGGCCGATCGCTGGGATCAGCCGCTTCTCGACCCTTGGGTGCCTGAAGCATTCCGCCCGCTGTCGATCTACCCGGAAACAAAGACCGTGATTGTGTTCGGCCTGCCGGTCAGCCTGCCCATCGTTGATTCCGCCCCGTCAATCTGGTATCACGAATTATATAAGACGGTCAACAGCCTGCTGGACCAGGACGGGTACCGGATTGCATCGTTCCTTGCATCGCGGGGGTTCCCCTCGGTCTGGATCCCGCGGGATGGGTATGGCTCGCTTGAGATTGTAAAAGAGAAACCGGTTGCCTTCTTCTCCCACCGCCATGCCGCATTCCTTGCAGGTCTCGGCAATTTCGGGGTAAATAATGTCCTTCTCACACCGGAGTTCGGCCCCCGGGTCCGGTTTGCCTCCGTATTCACCGCAGCAGAGATCCCTCCTGATACGGTCAGGGAAGAGCCCCTCTGCACCCGGTGCATGCGGTGTGTTGATGCCTGCCCGGTAAATGCCCTTCCCGGGCAGGAATACCCTGACGGCCTTACCGATAAACTGATCTGCACGGCCCGTTCGGAAGCGTTGAACAAACGGGCTCTCTCTCCCTGCGGGATCTGCATCAGGGTCTGCCCGGTTGGCCGCGACCGGATCCTGTACCAGCGGCAGGATTGTGCGATGTACGATGAGGAGAACCCGGATGCGGCCAGTCTCCAGCGGTCCTGGAAACACGTGCGGTCATACGGGAGCCGGTAG
- a CDS encoding secondary thiamine-phosphate synthase enzyme YjbQ, protein MYRKELNVTSRSEGDIIDITEEVRRAVKESRIKEGLVHLFARHSTAALTTIEYEPGVLADLKRALSVLAPDTIPYAHNTRWGDGNGRSHVKAALVGPTLTLPVGNGELLCGTWQQVVLLELDVNAGRTRSVTCTITGE, encoded by the coding sequence ATGTACCGGAAAGAACTGAACGTCACTTCGCGGAGCGAAGGTGACATCATTGATATTACCGAAGAGGTGAGGCGGGCAGTAAAAGAGAGCAGGATAAAGGAAGGACTTGTCCACCTGTTTGCCCGGCACTCGACTGCCGCACTCACGACCATTGAATACGAGCCGGGGGTGCTCGCAGACCTGAAACGGGCATTGTCCGTCCTCGCCCCCGACACCATTCCCTATGCCCACAATACCCGGTGGGGTGACGGGAACGGCCGGTCCCATGTCAAGGCTGCACTGGTCGGCCCCACCCTGACGCTGCCGGTCGGGAACGGCGAACTGCTCTGCGGGACCTGGCAGCAGGTTGTCCTCCTTGAACTGGACGTGAATGCAGGGAGAACACGCTCGGTCACCTGCACCATAACGGGTGAATAA
- the gyrA gene encoding DNA gyrase subunit A, protein MTSKKEAPVTVPETHRTEPISIEHEMKTSFINYAMSVIISRAIPDVRDGLKPVHRRSLYGMWDMGNTSDKPTRKSARVVGDVMGKYHPHGDASIYDTIVKMAQPFSYRHMLVQGQGNFGSIDGDSAAASRYTEVRLYPYAEALLEDLDKETVEFKPNYDESLQEPTVLPAKIPNLLVNGTDGIAVGMATKMPPHNLKEVCSAVEAYLDNPEVSVEDLLRIMPGPDFPTGGILMGVEGVKNIYSTGQGRVIVRGVAEIEESEGGNRGDRIIVTELPYQVNKAQWIGGIAEMVKDKKIDGISDIRDESDKEGIRVVFELRKGTMAPVILNNLYKNTALESSFWTSNLAIVDGQPKVLNLHGLLGHFVQHRIEVIRRRSEFDLKKAQEKVHILNGLLIALSKIDAIIKAIRASDTVDNARNALIAQFGLDEPQANAILQMQLRRLAALEQKKITDEKNDLEAEIRRLEKILESEANIKDVIRQETAAVAEKFGDKRRTQIALDTSELSTEDLIEDKAVLVSITSANYIKRMDIDTYRKQRRGGHGITGMTTKEEDLVDSVFTASMKDYLLCFTNNGRVYWLKVYQIPESSRIAKGKPIVNLLNLKDEVVTTVIPIREFRADQYLIFATKLGQTIKIQLDEFSNPRSTGTNAIRLKDNDRLVDVILTGGNNELILTSRFGQSLRFHEDFIRIVGRNAQGVRGMKLKGDDTIVAITLLEKDHLLTISDVGFGKRSEFDEFRGHGRGTMGVRNMLLERDAVVIESRAVLDTDEIIAMTASGIVIRIPVSEFRIIGRGTKGVRVMKLDEKDKVVGIAVVSAEMASGNGNGDGEAGKPEE, encoded by the coding sequence TTGACATCTAAAAAGGAAGCGCCCGTGACCGTGCCCGAGACCCATCGTACAGAGCCGATCAGCATAGAACACGAGATGAAGACCTCGTTCATCAACTACGCGATGTCGGTCATCATCAGCCGTGCCATCCCCGATGTCCGGGACGGCCTGAAGCCGGTCCACCGCCGTTCGCTCTACGGCATGTGGGACATGGGCAACACGAGCGACAAGCCCACCCGGAAGAGCGCGAGGGTTGTCGGTGACGTCATGGGTAAGTACCACCCGCACGGCGATGCCTCCATCTACGACACCATCGTCAAGATGGCCCAGCCCTTCTCCTACCGGCACATGCTCGTGCAGGGGCAGGGGAACTTCGGATCAATCGACGGCGACTCTGCGGCAGCGTCCCGTTACACCGAAGTCCGGCTCTATCCCTACGCCGAAGCGCTCCTCGAGGACCTGGACAAGGAGACCGTGGAATTCAAGCCGAACTACGACGAGTCGCTGCAGGAGCCAACCGTTCTCCCGGCAAAGATCCCGAACCTGCTCGTCAACGGGACGGATGGTATCGCCGTCGGTATGGCGACCAAGATGCCCCCGCACAACTTAAAAGAGGTCTGTTCGGCAGTCGAGGCGTATCTCGATAACCCCGAGGTCTCTGTCGAGGACCTTCTGCGGATCATGCCCGGCCCGGACTTCCCGACCGGGGGCATCCTGATGGGTGTCGAGGGCGTCAAGAACATTTACAGCACCGGCCAGGGTCGTGTCATTGTCCGCGGTGTCGCGGAGATCGAGGAATCGGAAGGCGGCAACCGGGGCGACCGGATCATCGTCACCGAACTCCCGTACCAGGTGAACAAGGCCCAGTGGATCGGCGGGATCGCCGAGATGGTCAAGGACAAGAAAATCGACGGCATCTCCGACATCCGTGACGAATCCGACAAAGAGGGCATACGGGTCGTCTTCGAGCTCCGCAAGGGCACGATGGCGCCGGTCATCTTAAACAACCTGTACAAGAACACGGCGCTCGAGTCCAGTTTCTGGACCTCCAACCTTGCCATTGTCGACGGCCAGCCCAAGGTCCTCAACCTCCACGGCCTCCTCGGGCACTTCGTCCAGCACCGGATCGAGGTGATCCGGCGCAGGTCCGAGTTTGACCTGAAGAAGGCGCAGGAGAAGGTCCACATATTAAACGGGCTTCTCATTGCCCTGTCGAAGATCGACGCGATCATCAAAGCCATCCGTGCATCCGACACTGTCGACAATGCCCGGAATGCCCTCATCGCCCAGTTCGGGCTCGACGAGCCGCAGGCGAACGCGATCCTCCAGATGCAGCTCCGCCGTCTCGCTGCCCTTGAGCAGAAGAAGATCACGGACGAGAAGAACGATCTCGAAGCCGAGATCCGGCGTCTTGAAAAGATCCTCGAGAGCGAGGCGAACATCAAGGACGTTATCCGGCAGGAGACCGCCGCAGTTGCGGAGAAGTTCGGCGATAAGCGCCGGACCCAGATTGCGCTCGACACAAGCGAGCTCTCGACCGAGGACCTCATCGAGGACAAGGCAGTGCTGGTCTCGATCACCTCGGCAAACTACATCAAGCGCATGGACATCGACACCTACCGGAAGCAGCGTCGCGGCGGCCATGGCATCACCGGCATGACCACCAAGGAAGAGGATCTCGTGGACTCGGTCTTCACCGCCAGCATGAAGGACTATCTCCTCTGCTTCACGAACAACGGCCGCGTCTACTGGCTCAAGGTGTACCAGATTCCCGAGAGTTCGAGGATCGCAAAGGGCAAACCGATCGTCAACCTCCTCAACCTCAAGGACGAGGTTGTTACGACCGTCATCCCGATCCGCGAGTTCCGGGCCGACCAGTACCTGATCTTCGCAACCAAGCTCGGCCAGACCATCAAGATCCAGCTCGACGAGTTCTCGAACCCCCGGTCCACCGGGACCAATGCCATCAGACTAAAGGATAACGACCGGCTCGTGGACGTTATCCTCACGGGCGGCAACAACGAGCTGATCCTGACCAGCCGGTTCGGCCAGAGCCTTCGGTTTCACGAGGACTTCATCCGTATTGTCGGCAGGAATGCGCAGGGTGTCCGGGGCATGAAACTGAAGGGTGACGATACCATCGTTGCCATCACGCTCCTTGAGAAGGACCATCTCCTCACCATCTCCGATGTCGGCTTTGGCAAGCGGAGCGAGTTCGACGAGTTCCGCGGGCACGGTCGCGGCACGATGGGTGTCCGGAACATGCTGCTCGAACGCGATGCCGTCGTGATCGAGTCGCGGGCTGTTCTGGACACGGACGAGATCATTGCCATGACCGCTTCGGGCATCGTCATCCGCATCCCGGTCAGCGAGTTCCGGATCATCGGCCGTGGTACCAAGGGTGTCCGCGTCATGAAGCTCGATGAGAAGGACAAGGTCGTGGGCATTGCCGTTGTGTCGGCAGAGATGGCGAGTGGCAACGGGAACGGCGATGGCGAAGCCGGGAAACCGGAAGAATAA
- a CDS encoding DNA topoisomerase subunit B has protein sequence MTDTYDASHITVLEGLAPVRERPAMYIGSTDTRGLHHLVYEVVDNSIDEALAGYCTRIAVVINKDGSLSVEDNGRGIPVDTMEKNGKSALEVVLTVLHAGGKFDKATYQVSGGLHGVGVSVVNALSNWLSARVYRDGNIYEMRFAQGKPTMAVTKREESLKELIDRYKQWYGPSAQFTPTDEPVPAPGSGQTALSSAYVVDPGRSEEENRQEFLSQFGQKMAGTRIHFVPDATIFETTTFDYDTLAHRLRELAFLNAGLTIIITDERTGDSATYCYAGGLSEFVKYLNEGAECLHPTPIDMTKKDPENKLEIEVAMQYTTGYDEKIFSYVNSVNTREGGTHLEGFRSAITRAINTVAKKNGVIKENSTITLRGEDVREGLTSVVSVKMANPQFEGQTKMRLGNSSVKGIVDSLVYAALSEYFDENPNTLKIIVEKALSAAKAREAARNARELARRKSTLESGGLPGKLADCSERDPAKSEIYIVEGDSAGGSAKGGRDRKFQAILPLRGKILNVEKAGEHQILKNAEIQTLISAIGTGIGEKFDAERARYHHIVIMTDADVDGAHIRTLLLTFFYRYMPKLIELGYVYIAQPPLFRVWKGKDEKYVYKEEEMQKVSAAMGEKGVSVQRYKGLGEMNAQQLWDTTMDPAHRIFLQVTIEDAMEANEIFKTLMGKDVEIRKNFIIRHAKEVTNLDI, from the coding sequence TTGACAGACACGTACGATGCATCCCATATCACCGTACTCGAAGGGCTCGCCCCGGTCCGCGAACGCCCGGCGATGTACATTGGCAGCACCGACACCCGCGGCCTGCACCACCTGGTGTACGAGGTCGTGGACAACTCTATTGACGAGGCGCTTGCCGGGTACTGCACCCGGATTGCAGTTGTCATCAACAAGGACGGCTCCCTTTCCGTTGAGGACAATGGCCGGGGTATCCCGGTCGACACCATGGAGAAGAACGGCAAGAGCGCCCTCGAGGTTGTCCTGACCGTCCTCCATGCCGGCGGAAAATTCGACAAGGCAACCTACCAGGTCTCCGGCGGCCTGCACGGTGTCGGTGTCTCGGTTGTCAACGCCCTCTCCAACTGGCTCTCCGCCCGCGTCTATCGTGACGGGAACATCTACGAGATGAGGTTTGCCCAAGGCAAGCCAACGATGGCTGTCACGAAGCGCGAGGAGTCCTTAAAAGAACTCATTGACCGTTACAAGCAGTGGTATGGTCCGTCGGCGCAGTTCACTCCCACTGATGAACCGGTCCCGGCCCCGGGCTCAGGCCAGACGGCATTATCCTCAGCATATGTGGTGGACCCTGGCAGGAGCGAAGAGGAGAACCGGCAGGAATTCCTCTCCCAGTTCGGCCAAAAGATGGCCGGTACCCGGATCCACTTTGTCCCGGATGCCACCATCTTCGAGACCACCACGTTCGATTACGATACTCTTGCCCACCGGCTCCGGGAACTTGCGTTCCTCAACGCGGGGCTCACGATCATCATCACCGATGAGCGGACCGGTGACTCGGCCACCTACTGCTATGCAGGCGGCCTCTCCGAGTTCGTGAAATACTTAAACGAGGGCGCGGAGTGCCTCCACCCGACCCCTATCGACATGACCAAGAAAGATCCCGAGAACAAGCTCGAGATCGAGGTCGCGATGCAGTACACGACCGGGTACGACGAGAAGATCTTCTCCTATGTCAACTCGGTCAATACCCGCGAGGGCGGCACCCATCTCGAAGGGTTCCGTAGCGCCATCACCCGGGCCATCAATACCGTAGCAAAGAAGAACGGCGTCATCAAGGAGAATTCGACCATCACCCTCCGCGGGGAGGATGTGAGGGAAGGTCTCACTTCGGTCGTCTCCGTCAAGATGGCGAACCCCCAGTTCGAGGGCCAGACCAAGATGCGTCTCGGCAACAGCAGTGTCAAGGGGATCGTCGACTCCCTTGTCTATGCAGCCCTCTCGGAATATTTCGACGAGAACCCCAATACCCTCAAGATCATTGTCGAGAAGGCGCTCTCGGCGGCAAAGGCCCGCGAGGCGGCACGAAACGCACGTGAGCTGGCGAGGCGCAAGAGCACGCTCGAAAGCGGCGGCCTCCCGGGAAAACTTGCGGACTGCTCGGAACGCGACCCGGCAAAGTCCGAGATCTATATTGTGGAAGGGGATTCAGCAGGCGGTTCGGCAAAAGGCGGCCGGGACCGGAAGTTCCAGGCCATCCTCCCGCTCAGAGGTAAGATCCTAAACGTAGAGAAAGCGGGCGAGCACCAGATCTTAAAGAACGCCGAGATCCAGACCCTCATATCAGCCATCGGGACCGGTATCGGCGAGAAGTTCGATGCCGAGCGGGCCCGTTACCACCACATCGTGATCATGACCGATGCGGATGTGGACGGCGCCCATATCAGGACCCTCCTTTTGACATTTTTCTACCGCTACATGCCCAAGCTCATCGAGCTGGGGTACGTATACATCGCCCAGCCGCCCCTCTTCCGTGTCTGGAAGGGCAAGGACGAGAAGTACGTGTACAAGGAAGAGGAGATGCAGAAGGTTTCCGCTGCCATGGGAGAGAAGGGCGTCTCCGTACAGCGGTACAAGGGTCTTGGTGAGATGAACGCCCAGCAGCTCTGGGACACGACCATGGACCCCGCCCACCGCATCTTCCTGCAGGTGACCATCGAGGACGCCATGGAAGCAAACGAGATCTTCAAGACGCTGATGGGAAAGGACGTGGAGATACGCAAGAATTTCATCATCCGCCATGCCAAGGAGGTGACCAACCTTGACATCTAA
- a CDS encoding energy-coupling factor transporter transmembrane component T family protein, whose product MIEELFQIERDAYKDSPIHRLDARVKIVIAFAAIIALVAVPYSPMIYTVGAVFFLFFSLLWCFTGLSPIIYARRALAIIPLWGVIIIFQIFLKNKYYTTYDVVMSLPFGINIYAQSIEFAFILLVKFVVCISFIILLSSTTKMPDMLEGGARMGLPAEFALALGMMIRYLFVFGYMFRKMNETLKTKCFDAFDRRLSYRYRLRQLGYTMGTMFIRSYEQGERVYTSMLCRGYGRESYLFVERKPLKRPEWAVLSLSLVFIIAVPFVVWLGRFSLF is encoded by the coding sequence ATGATCGAAGAACTCTTCCAGATCGAGCGGGACGCGTACAAGGACAGCCCGATCCACCGCCTGGACGCACGCGTGAAGATCGTTATCGCCTTTGCCGCGATCATCGCCCTTGTTGCCGTACCCTATTCCCCCATGATCTACACGGTGGGCGCTGTCTTCTTCCTCTTCTTTTCCCTGCTCTGGTGTTTCACCGGGCTCTCCCCGATCATCTATGCCCGCCGGGCGCTTGCCATCATCCCGCTCTGGGGTGTCATCATCATCTTCCAGATCTTCCTAAAGAACAAGTACTATACCACCTACGACGTGGTCATGAGCCTTCCCTTCGGGATTAACATCTATGCCCAGTCCATCGAGTTCGCGTTCATCCTGCTCGTCAAGTTCGTGGTCTGCATCTCCTTCATCATCCTGCTTTCCTCCACCACGAAGATGCCCGATATGCTTGAAGGCGGGGCCCGGATGGGCCTCCCCGCGGAGTTCGCCCTTGCCCTCGGGATGATGATCCGGTACCTGTTTGTCTTCGGCTACATGTTCCGGAAGATGAACGAGACCTTGAAGACCAAGTGCTTCGATGCCTTTGACCGGAGACTCTCCTACCGGTACCGGCTCCGCCAGCTGGGGTACACCATGGGGACGATGTTCATCCGCTCGTACGAACAGGGCGAGCGGGTGTACACGAGCATGCTCTGCAGGGGATACGGCAGGGAGAGTTACCTTTTTGTTGAAAGGAAACCATTAAAACGGCCGGAATGGGCCGTCCTTTCGCTGTCGCTTGTGTTCATCATCGCGGTTCCGTTCGTCGTCTGGCTGGGCCGTTTCAGCCTCTTCTGA
- a CDS encoding ATP-binding cassette domain-containing protein: MHLIETRDLCYTYPGKVTALNNINFIAPRNSRIAVIGSNGAGKSTLFKHFNGIFKATSGSVLIRGEPITKQNIKEIRKFVGIVFQNPDDQIFSPTVEQDVAFGPTNLGLDPETIHHRVHEALRVVGIEHLAHRVPHHLSGGEKKRVAIAGVIAMEPEVLVLDEPNAGLDPRGVTDLNAFINSLPKKYGMTVIFSTHDVGLVPEVADYIYVMDKGRIVAQGTTDEIFVQPDMLRSVRLDVPIIPRLLKSLKEHGVDVSMAYTYADAEESLLKAFGKRS; encoded by the coding sequence ATGCACCTGATCGAGACCCGCGATCTCTGTTACACCTATCCTGGCAAAGTCACCGCGCTGAACAACATTAATTTCATCGCTCCGCGGAACTCCCGCATCGCAGTGATTGGGTCAAACGGTGCAGGAAAGAGTACGCTCTTCAAGCATTTCAACGGTATTTTCAAAGCCACCTCGGGTTCGGTCCTCATCCGGGGCGAGCCCATAACAAAACAGAACATCAAGGAGATCCGGAAGTTCGTGGGTATCGTATTCCAGAACCCCGATGACCAGATCTTCTCACCAACGGTCGAGCAGGACGTTGCGTTCGGTCCAACGAACCTTGGACTCGACCCCGAGACCATCCACCACCGGGTTCACGAGGCGCTCCGTGTCGTGGGGATCGAGCACCTTGCCCACCGGGTCCCCCACCACCTGAGCGGGGGCGAGAAGAAGCGGGTGGCCATTGCCGGGGTCATCGCCATGGAACCGGAGGTCCTGGTGCTGGACGAGCCGAACGCGGGGCTCGATCCCCGGGGAGTAACCGATCTCAACGCGTTCATCAACTCGCTCCCGAAGAAGTACGGGATGACCGTCATCTTCTCCACTCACGATGTCGGGCTCGTGCCTGAGGTTGCCGATTATATCTACGTGATGGATAAGGGAAGGATCGTGGCGCAGGGGACAACGGACGAGATCTTCGTCCAGCCGGACATGCTCAGGTCCGTGCGGCTGGACGTTCCCATCATCCCCCGGCTGCTCAAGTCGCTCAAAGAGCATGGTGTTGATGTTTCCATGGCATACACGTACGCGGATGCGGAAGAGTCACTCCTGAAGGCCTTTGGCAAGCGATCATGA
- a CDS encoding PDGLE domain-containing protein produces the protein MMDNKTFIIAGIVIALLIGGVAVFFASGDPDGLESTALVVQGQKELTGSTPEGAEIHEDLNGKFSYESPMPDYSLGEAMGSTGGIVAIAVGTILAFLVVLGLAYGLKMINKPSKQNQ, from the coding sequence ATGATGGACAATAAGACGTTCATTATTGCCGGGATTGTTATCGCCCTTCTCATCGGGGGTGTGGCAGTCTTCTTCGCATCCGGGGACCCGGACGGTCTCGAGAGCACGGCGCTGGTTGTACAGGGGCAGAAGGAACTGACCGGATCAACACCGGAAGGTGCCGAAATCCACGAAGACCTGAATGGTAAGTTCTCCTATGAATCACCCATGCCCGATTACTCGCTGGGGGAGGCAATGGGATCAACGGGAGGGATTGTGGCAATCGCTGTCGGTACGATCCTTGCATTTCTCGTTGTGCTTGGCCTTGCCTACGGCCTAAAGATGATCAACAAACCGTCAAAACAGAACCAATAG
- the cbiM gene encoding cobalt transporter CbiM translates to MHIPDAFIPIWQGAIYWIIALVFVALALRWARNEMSEEKLPLVAVLAAGIFALQSFNLPVSMGTSGHLVGGALAAIILGSPFAAIFILTLVLIVQAILFGDGGITVLGANIINMGVIGGFVGFYTFRGLMGVTKSMPVSVFFAAWLACLIPALACAVEMAFAGTFPLTEGLVAMGIYHAIIGVIEGFVTIAVIYLITTARPDLVDTGVKAPAGA, encoded by the coding sequence ATGCACATTCCTGATGCGTTTATCCCCATCTGGCAGGGAGCGATCTACTGGATCATTGCCCTGGTTTTCGTAGCGCTGGCTCTGAGATGGGCCAGAAACGAGATGAGCGAGGAAAAACTCCCGCTTGTGGCCGTCCTCGCCGCAGGTATCTTTGCCCTCCAGTCCTTCAACCTCCCTGTCTCCATGGGGACGAGTGGTCATCTCGTGGGCGGGGCGCTCGCAGCAATCATCCTCGGCTCGCCGTTTGCAGCAATCTTCATCCTCACACTGGTTTTGATCGTCCAGGCGATCCTCTTTGGCGATGGCGGTATTACTGTTCTTGGCGCAAACATCATCAACATGGGCGTCATCGGAGGCTTTGTCGGGTTCTATACCTTCAGGGGGCTGATGGGCGTGACAAAGAGCATGCCGGTCTCCGTCTTTTTCGCGGCATGGCTTGCCTGCCTCATTCCGGCCCTTGCCTGTGCAGTCGAGATGGCGTTTGCCGGTACGTTCCCGCTGACCGAGGGTCTTGTTGCGATGGGTATCTACCACGCTATCATCGGTGTTATTGAAGGATTCGTCACCATCGCCGTCATCTACCTCATCACCACCGCTAGGCCTGATCTGGTAGACACCGGGGTTAAGGCCCCGGCAGGAGCGTGA
- a CDS encoding response regulator: MISLLYVDDEPELLTLGKLFLEREGEFMVTTTTSSPEVLNLLSTNTFDAIISDYQMPVMDGIELLKQVRERDITIPFILFTGKGREDVVIEAINNGADFYLQKGGDARPQFAELRHKILTALERRRALAALKDSEQKLASIIDFLPDATFAINTDGRVIAWNKAIETMTGVKAAEMLGRDQYEYAIPFYSDRRPMLIDLVLSPNDSFETKHYLDPCHSGITLTAESVLEHPKNGRTHIWGKASRLYDKDGNISGAIESIRDITEQRKVDQTLRESEAKYRELVENASTIILKLDRTGTITFFNEYAQRFFGFTSDEILGRCVVGTIVPEHESGTDRNLPSLLENIVRDPERYASNENENVTKEGNRVWIHWWNKPIFDKDGTLQGVLCVGSDITARRRMEDELRAENEKNRGLMSHAIDAIFIIDADSGRFTDANRRALDLLGRSPDDLKEMRYTDICPEEFHNLFMQHFALVAKTGTGSFPLTIIDREGRHVSVISSTTRIDLGGRPHMLAILHDISEIQMAHDALQLANKKLNLLSDITRHDIRSQLTILGGYLQLLRDKPREPDYTMYMKKVNDIVNTISENIEFTKLYQNLGMIAPSWQNVHDVFFHACTRLDIRKICVQSDTGDLEIFADPLLERAFFNLAENTITHGGSVTTIRISAKKAHVGGILLIVEDNGTGIPSSDKEKIFSKGFGRNTGLGLFLVREILSISGITICENGEYRKGAHFELFVPRGVFRYPENKASDRCHIQITGLDRCNPHAG; the protein is encoded by the coding sequence ATGATCTCCCTTCTCTATGTTGACGATGAGCCTGAACTGCTTACCCTTGGCAAGCTGTTTCTCGAACGGGAGGGAGAATTCATGGTAACAACCACCACATCCTCACCGGAAGTCCTGAACCTTCTTTCTACCAATACCTTCGATGCCATCATCTCGGATTACCAGATGCCCGTAATGGACGGGATAGAACTGCTCAAGCAGGTCAGGGAGAGGGACATCACCATCCCCTTCATCCTCTTCACCGGGAAAGGGCGCGAGGATGTTGTCATCGAGGCGATCAACAATGGGGCCGATTTCTACCTCCAGAAAGGGGGAGACGCCCGCCCCCAGTTTGCAGAACTCCGGCACAAGATCCTGACGGCACTCGAGCGGCGCCGGGCCCTTGCCGCACTGAAGGACTCCGAGCAGAAACTCGCAAGCATCATCGATTTTCTTCCCGATGCTACCTTTGCCATCAACACCGATGGCAGGGTGATTGCCTGGAACAAGGCCATCGAGACAATGACCGGGGTCAAGGCAGCGGAGATGCTGGGCAGGGACCAGTACGAATATGCAATCCCCTTTTATTCCGATCGCCGGCCCATGCTCATCGACCTGGTCCTTTCCCCGAACGACTCCTTTGAGACAAAGCACTACCTTGACCCCTGCCACAGCGGCATAACCCTCACTGCCGAGAGTGTCCTGGAACACCCAAAAAACGGCAGGACGCACATCTGGGGTAAAGCCAGTCGCCTGTACGACAAGGACGGCAACATCTCGGGCGCTATTGAGTCCATCCGTGACATCACAGAACAGAGAAAGGTAGACCAGACCCTCCGGGAGAGCGAGGCAAAATACCGCGAACTTGTCGAGAACGCAAGCACCATCATCCTGAAACTGGACAGGACGGGCACCATCACCTTCTTCAATGAATATGCACAGCGGTTCTTCGGTTTCACCAGCGACGAGATCCTGGGCCGGTGCGTTGTGGGCACCATTGTCCCGGAGCATGAATCCGGGACCGACCGCAATCTCCCCTCCTTGCTGGAGAACATTGTCCGCGATCCCGAGCGGTATGCGAGTAATGAGAATGAGAATGTAACAAAAGAGGGCAACCGGGTCTGGATCCATTGGTGGAACAAGCCGATTTTCGACAAGGACGGCACATTGCAGGGGGTACTGTGCGTGGGTTCAGACATCACCGCCCGTCGCAGGATGGAAGACGAACTCCGTGCAGAGAACGAGAAGAACCGGGGGCTGATGAGCCACGCCATCGATGCCATCTTCATCATCGATGCGGATTCGGGCCGGTTCACCGATGCCAACAGGAGGGCGCTGGACCTGCTCGGCAGGTCGCCGGATGATCTGAAGGAGATGCGCTACACGGACATCTGCCCTGAGGAATTCCACAACCTCTTCATGCAGCATTTCGCTCTGGTGGCAAAGACCGGGACCGGATCGTTTCCCCTGACGATCATCGACCGTGAGGGCAGGCACGTTTCCGTGATCTCCAGTACTACCCGCATCGACCTGGGAGGTCGGCCGCACATGCTCGCCATCCTCCACGATATTTCTGAGATCCAGATGGCCCATGACGCGCTCCAGCTGGCCAACAAAAAGCTCAACCTGCTCTCGGACATCACCCGCCACGACATCAGGAGCCAGCTGACCATCCTGGGCGGGTACCTGCAACTGCTCCGGGACAAGCCACGGGAACCCGACTACACGATGTACATGAAGAAGGTCAATGACATCGTCAATACCATCAGCGAGAACATCGAGTTCACAAAACTCTACCAGAACCTTGGCATGATTGCCCCCTCATGGCAGAATGTCCACGATGTCTTTTTCCATGCCTGTACCCGGCTGGATATCCGCAAGATCTGTGTCCAGTCGGATACCGGGGACCTGGAAATTTTTGCAGATCCTCTCCTGGAACGGGCGTTCTTCAACCTTGCTGAAAATACCATTACACATGGGGGCAGCGTGACCACCATCCGGATCTCCGCAAAGAAAGCCCACGTAGGCGGCATCCTCCTTATTGTTGAGGACAACGGCACCGGGATACCGTCATCCGACAAGGAGAAGATCTTCTCCAAGGGATTCGGGAGGAACACCGGCCTTGGGCTCTTTTTAGTGAGGGAGATCCTCTCCATCAGCGGGATCACTATCTGCGAGAACGGCGAGTACCGCAAGGGAGCGCACTTCGAGCTCTTCGTCCCGCGGGGAGTCTTCCGGTATCCTGAAAACAAGGCAAGCGACCGTTGCCACATCCAGATCACGGGATTGGACCGGTGCAATCCTCATGCAGGTTAG